A window of Calliopsis andreniformis isolate RMS-2024a chromosome 3, iyCalAndr_principal, whole genome shotgun sequence contains these coding sequences:
- the Bap170 gene encoding brahma associated protein 170kD isoform X2, whose amino-acid sequence MAKILNKDPVTYERERENFMKDLRHFHETRGTPFKKCPKINGKDIDLYLLYVVVTAHGGWIRVNTRNEWASLCEQFHLPNGCVNSGVGLKQIYLRYLDRYEKVHFLGEDGQQADDDDEDSRHRKWSARALHSVPLTYNHHQHNVAESLREYNGLSSDLYKPSNYDKLALSLLSPLPNEQDFAINVCTLLSNEGKHILRLDKYPRLVNILLAHAGVFDSPGTRQLFIEVYSRVRNYSINSFWSDVLDSQDVIDLTNERTFMKKPTGSPQTFSRRKILEKEKQNKSAASTENDEASTSMDVDGVLPDCPRLDTMGSHQDENMKDQNQNSIKFEEEDKDLFCVGRTLGTQDPYGQRVLQIASILRNLSFTPENAAVLGRNRCFLRFVLLCVRARWSNLHQLGFDILGNIANEVILKEAGERITDVVLSCVARGIESQDRFIVISCLEVLNKISQQDSNEEIVTFGLEDNVYELICRFLALNDIALLVYTLECLYALTSLGERPCTSVARVRGAIDTLVALVTVEAQSYGPKACILMRVIETVSTVVTPPSTTQNTPVTATAPAATVSSSVPPTPTTITATPAPVSPAPSRPTTPAAIVTKSTTHKAVETSNSLQQQHAHQQIIQENEQFALGWLRATFEPAPGVRIEQEELYKKYLGCCTKIGRRGVIAPLHFPRCVRSVFGGSVGPNPLKGETSGAQYYEGIRVRATPPQVTYPSQTAVGTNTAPITAVNTTPVKVLPVQQRTIKSISPAPDSTALDNPASGPPKTPAPASPILKAQLSAPPKPPSSTSNTSTQSQNPVTKVDSKSQVSVSHPHLSQALLSSGSQMQQQQQQQPQQVQQQSQIIQVVAKEDNRGGTTSSSIIKSLLATKVAQRQQQQRLLQQQLTNVSQSLTTTTSTLLPKTPVNSKQKPAITPIPAKKIQRLNGAKFVMTNNCDKTEVSDNENINQIATSTTSSAIILNSTENHISSTIKVCRPPTTVAMMVNKTSQRSTCTSIAEDSDSTNNSLASSSGIGGSRDCSGVGVEEDNSLTSFEGILLNGAPSNMDIDAQEDGSSKDSSSVTSKEKPLQSMMLADLLERKVEKEPILNGVLGKNSINEKGMDLVENHIKKVLKESPTDIKLKTEMEEGNVIQTEVSEDALIEAPRGIKRAASEPDEIDAKKLKYSNGTMSPDPAVDSTTAESTVSSIKSEEQDDDKDSEKATVSSTAANLYAALAADCIEDETDLEESVNVNVTKEEPPPPTIKEEPPHIFVNQITQQQQQQTQTPQPQPPPQQPPPPLPQPLQQQPLQQPQPHIQQPQPQLQLQQAQQQQQQQHQQQHQQQLIVTAPRQIVVQQTIQPNNQVIIPAASIKGRQTQPQPQVLLQQGAGGQLQYVVSGGVPGQNYVLAQPQTTLVQGQAQTVLVAQTTQQQGTGAKTIIILQPQATAQPTQQKMVAVTPQGQQVVVTQVSRPILQSPALGNIPPPLVPTSGTIPQTSIIVNSSVAQTNPNTVTVTIPAMAQQTPVSTSVPSRVVTPTPASTPPPTRPTTPHQAAATHGLAAKQSPKVMKTVSSSTSTEPESKPSTSQNQSESKTITIKIDPNAYLCEWRGCLRQFKTPHEVYLHVCEAHCPTGGEEILCLWASCDSLKRRRFSLMTHLYDRHCNADTMSMRRKQLTVTGKAEVSTSTPPAPHHPGYAPNAAFHAIKRHALEFVNPKELMQRPTKPAAAISSSSSPRPGQNPPPEQDDNEGPVTKSIRLTAALILRNLVIYSTHGRRHLRAYEPHLAGVALSNVESSRTIAQVLYDMNDQSSSSHR is encoded by the exons AATCTCTTCGCGAGTACAACGGCCTCTCGTCGGACCTTTACAAGCCATCCAATTACGATAAACTCGCACTCTCTTTACTCTCGCCTCTTCCGAATGAACAAGACTTCGCCATCAACGTTTGCACGTTGCTGTCGAACGAAGGCAAGCACATATTGCGCCTCGACAAGTATCCCCGCCTGGTGAACATTCTTCTGGCGCACGCCGGCGTGTTCGACTCGCCGGGCACGCGGCAGCTCTTCATCGAGGTCTACTCCCGCGTAAGGAATTACTCGATCAACTCCTTCTGGTCGGACGTCCTCGACTCACAGGACGTGATCGATCTGACGAACGAGAGGACGTTCATGAAGAAGCCGACTGGCAGCCCGCAGACCTTCTCCAGGCGGAAAATCTTGGAGAAAGAGAAGCAGAACAAAAGCGCCGCGTCGACGGAGAACGATGAGGCTTCCACGTCGATGGACGTCGACGGG GTACTTCCAGATTGCCCAAGGTTGGATACCATGGGATCCCATCAGGATGAAAACATGAAGGATCAGAACCAAAACTCGATAAAGTTTGAAGAGGAGGATAAAGACTTGTTTTGTGTCGGACGAACGCTAGGAACGCAGGATCCATACGGTCAACGTGTACTACAAATAGCATCCATTTTACGGAATCTAAGTTTCACTCCAGAAAACGCAGCTGTATTGGGGAGGAATCGGTGTTTCTTGAGATTCGTATTACTGTGTGTCAGGGCGAGGTGGAGCAATTTGCATCAGCTTGGCTTTGACATCTTAGGAAACATAGCGAACGAAGTAATCTTGAAAGAGGCTGGTGAGAGGATAACAGATGTTGTGTTATCATGCGTTGCAAGGGGAATTGAATCCCAAGACAGGTTTATTGTTATATCCTGTTTGGAGGTGCTTAATAAAATTAGCCAGCAAGACAGCAATGAAGAAATTGTTACGTTTGGATTAGAGGACAATGTATATGAACTTATATGCAG GTTTTTAGCGCTGAACGACATAGCTCTTTTAGTATATACCTTGGAATGTTTATATGCTTTGACTTCTTTGGGTGAGAGGCCATGTACTAGCGTCGCGCGGGTACGCGGAGCTATCGACACATTAGTCGCCCTTGTTACTGTAGAAGCGCAGAGTTATGGACCGAAAGCTTGCATTCTGATGAGAGTGATCGAAACAGTATCTACTGTAGTGACACCACCGAGCACCACTCAGAACACTCCAGTTACCGCGACTGCTCCAGCTGCAACAGTGTCTTCATCTGTGCCGCCTACTCCAACTACAATCACTGCAACACCAGCTCCCGTAAGCCCAGCACCCTCGCGGCCAACAACTCCAGCTGCAATTGTAACAAAATCGACAACGCACA AAGCAGTGGAGACAAGCAATTCGCTACAACAGCAACATGCACATCAACAAATCATACAAGAGAACGAGCAATTTGCTCTGGGTTGGCTAAGAGCTACCTTCGAACCTGCACCAGGTGTCCGTATAGAACAAGAAGAGCTGTATAAAAAATATCTTGGTTGTTGCACAAAGATTGGTAGAAGGGGTGTCATAGCTCCGCTCCATTTTCCAAGATGTGTTAG ATCTGTATTTGGTGGGAGCGTTGGACCAAATCCATTGAAAGGTGAAACAAGTGGCGCTCAGTATTACGAAGGAATCCGAGTACGGGCCACACCTCCCCAAGTAACTTATCCGAGCCAAACTGCAGTTGGGACTAACACAGCTCCAATTACAGCAGTCAACACAACTCCAGTAAAGGTGCTTCCCGTACAACAGCGTACAATCAAGAGTATAAGTCCTGCTCCTGATAGCACGGCCCTAGACAATCCTGCATCTGGGCCTCCGAAAACTCCTGCCCCAGCATCACCTATCCTGAAAGCCCAATTGTCTGCCCCACCAAAACCACCCTCCAGTACTTCGAACACCTCgactcaatcccaaaatccagTCACCAAGGTTGATTCTAAAAGTCAG GTGTCAGTATCGCATCCACACCTCAGTCAAGCATTGCTATCCAGTGGATCTCAAAtgcaacaacagcaacagcaacaaccgCAGCAAGTACAACAGCAATCTCAAATTATCCAGGTAGTTGCAAAGGAAGATAATCGAGGTGGTACTACATCCAGTTCCATAATAAAAAGCCTTCTGGCTACTAAG GTTGCACAGCGCCAACAACAGCAGAGGTTGTTGCAGCAACAATTAACCAACGTATCGCAATCTCTCACAACCACGACATCAACATTACTCCCAAAGACACCTGTCAACTCAAAACAAAAGCCAGCTATTACACCCATTCCTGCCAAAAAGATACAAAGGCTTAATGGAGCCAAATTTGTTATGACTAATAACTGTGACAAG ACTGAAGTAAGTGATAATGAAAACATCAACCAAATCGCAACATCTACAACCTCCTCCGCTATAATCCTGAACTCAACGGAAAACCACATATCGTCAACCATTAAAGTGTGTCGGCCTCCAACTACAGTAGCAATGATGGTGAACAAGACAAGTCAACGTTCAACTTGCACGTCAATTGCCGAAGACTCTGACTCTACTAATAACTCATTAGCATCCAGCAGTGGCATAGGTGGTAGTAGGGACTGTTCTGGTGTCGGCGTTGAAGAAGACAATTCCTTAACGAGTTTTGAGGGTATTCTCTTAAACGGTGCACCGAGTAATATGGACATCGATGCGCAAGAAGATGGATCCTCGAAAGATTCGTCCAGCGTCACTTCAAAAGAGAAACCTCTGCAAAGCATGATGCTGGCGGATTTGTTGGAAAGAAAAGTTGAGAAAGAACCTATCCTGAACGGTGTTTTAGGAAAGAATTCGATCAACGAGAAGGGAATGGATCTAGTAGAGAATCATATTAAAAAGGTACTGAAAGAATCTCCTACCGATATTAAATTGAAAACAGAAATGGAAGAAGGTAACGTTATACAGACAGAAGTATCCGAAGACGCTTTGATCGAAGCGCCGAGAGGGATCAAAAGAGCTGCCAGTGAGCCTGACGAGATAGACGcgaaaaagctgaagtattctaATGGCACGATGTCTCCGGATCCCGCTGTCGACTCAACGACTGCCGAATCCACAGTTTCGAGCATAAAATCAGAAGAGCAAGACGATGACAAAGACAGCGAGAAAGCAACAGTTTCGTCAACTGCTGCGAATCTTTACGCTGCTCTAGCTGCGGATTGTATAGAAGATGAAACAGACCTCGAGGAAAGCGTAAACGTAAATGTCACTAAGGAAGAACCCCCTCCTCCCACAATAAAGGAGGAACCTCCTCATATATTCGTCAATCAAATTActcagcaacaacagcaacagaCGCAaacgccacagccacagcccccGCCACAGCAACCACCGCCTCCACTACCACAGCCATTGCAACAGCAGCCGTTGCAACAGCCGCAGCCACATATACAACAACCACAGCCACAGTTGCAGTTGCAGCAggcgcaacagcaacagcagcaacaacaccAACAGCAACATCAACAGCAACTTATCGTGACTGCTCCTAGGCAGATAGTGGTCCAACAAACGATCCAGCCAAACAATCAAGTCATTATACCAGCTGCTTCGATAAAGGGAAGACAGACACAGCCTCAGCCACAGGTTTTATTGCAACAAGGAGCTGGAGGCCAATTACAGTACGTTGTTTCTGGTGGTGTTCCCGGTCAAAATTACGTCTTGGCTCAGCCACAGACGACGCTGGTCCAGGGTCAAGCACAGACGGTTCTAGTGGCCCAGACGACGCAGCAGCAGGGAACAGGCGCGAAGACGATCATTATTTTGCAACCCCAAGCCACTGCGCAACCGACCCAACAGAAAATGGTGGCTGTCACGCCTCAGGGACAACAGGTTGTCGTCACGCAGGTCTCGCGTCCCATTTTGCAGAGTCCTGCTCTTGGGAACATACCACCGCCGCTTGTCCCAACCTCAGGCACAATTCCGCAAACTTCCATAATAGTGAACAGTTCGGTAGCACAAACGAATCCAAATACGGTGACTGTAACTATCCCAGCGATGGCGCAACAAACTCCTGTGTCAACGAGCGTACCATCCAGGGTGGTCACACCTACTCCAGCGTCCACCCCACCGCCAACGAGACCCACCACGCCCCATCAAGCGGCTGCAACACACGGTCTGGCGGCAAAACAATCACCTAAAGTTATGAAAACTGTCAGTTCCTCAACCTCCACTGAACCCGAATCTAAACCATCTACGAGTCAAAATCAATCGGAAAGCAAGACTATCACGATAAAAATCGATCCCAATGCCTATTTGTGTGAATGGCGGGGTTGTCTAAG GCAATTCAAAACACCGCACGAAGTGTACCTTCATGTGTGTGAGGCGCATTGTCCGACTGGTGGAGAAGAGATCTTGTGTCTTTGGGCAAGTTGCGACTCTCTGAAGAGGCGTAGGTTCTCCTTAATGACGCATCTTTACGATAGGCATTGTAACGCAGAC ACCATGTCGATGAGAAGGAAACAGTTAACGGTGACTGGAAAGGCTGAAGTTTCCACGTCGACACCGCCAGCTCCTCATCATCCTGGATATGCACCGAATGCAGCATTCCATGCCATTAAGAGGCACGCATTGGAATTCGTGAATCCGAAGGAGTTAATG CAAAGGCCGACCAAGCCCGCTGCAGCCATCTCAAGCTCTTCTTCTCCCCGACCCGGGCAAAATCCTCCACCAGAACAG GATGACAACGAAGGTCCAGTGACCAAAAGTATTCGCTTGACAGCAGCTCTTATTCTGAGAAACCTAGTCATATATTCAACGCATGGCAGAAG gCACCTTAGAGCATACGAACCACATTTGGCTGGTGTGGCATTGAGTAACGTTGAATCATCGAGAACAATCGCACAAGTTCTGTACGATATGAACGATcaaagcagcagtagccataggtgA
- the Bap170 gene encoding brahma associated protein 170kD isoform X3, which produces MAKILNKDPVTYERERENFMKDLRHFHETRGTPFKKCPKINGKDIDLYLLYVVVTAHGGWIRVNTRNEWASLCEQFHLPNGCVNSGVGLKQIYLRYLDRYEKVHFLGEDGQQADDDDEDSRHRKWSARALHSVPLTYNHHQHNVAESLREYNGLSSDLYKPSNYDKLALSLLSPLPNEQDFAINVCTLLSNEGKHILRLDKYPRLVNILLAHAGVFDSPGTRQLFIEVYSRVRNYSINSFWSDVLDSQDVIDLTNERTFMKKPTGSPQTFSRRKILEKEKQNKSAASTENDEASTSMDVDGVLPDCPRLDTMGSHQDENMKDQNQNSIKFEEEDKDLFCVGRTLGTQDPYGQRVLQIASILRNLSFTPENAAVLGRNRCFLRFVLLCVRARWSNLHQLGFDILGNIANEVILKEAGERITDVVLSCVARGIESQDRFIVISCLEVLNKISQQDSNEEIVTFGLEDNVYELICRFLALNDIALLVYTLECLYALTSLGERPCTSVARVRGAIDTLVALVTVEAQSYGPKACILMRVIETVSTVVTPPSTTQNTPVTATAPAATVSSSVPPTPTTITATPAPVSPAPSRPTTPAAIVTKSTTHKAVETSNSLQQQHAHQQIIQENEQFALGWLRATFEPAPGVRIEQEELYKKYLGCCTKIGRRGVIAPLHFPRCVRSVFGGSVGPNPLKGETSGAQYYEGIRVRATPPQVTYPSQTAVGTNTAPITAVNTTPVKVSVSHPHLSQALLSSGSQMQQQQQQQPQQVQQQSQIIQVVAKEDNRGGTTSSSIIKSLLATKVTVSSDCMPSTAATCVSTPTACVTNTTASIASSISANQLITSNQVAQRQQQQRLLQQQLTNVSQSLTTTTSTLLPKTPVNSKQKPAITPIPAKKIQRLNGAKFVMTNNCDKTEVSDNENINQIATSTTSSAIILNSTENHISSTIKVCRPPTTVAMMVNKTSQRSTCTSIAEDSDSTNNSLASSSGIGGSRDCSGVGVEEDNSLTSFEGILLNGAPSNMDIDAQEDGSSKDSSSVTSKEKPLQSMMLADLLERKVEKEPILNGVLGKNSINEKGMDLVENHIKKVLKESPTDIKLKTEMEEGNVIQTEVSEDALIEAPRGIKRAASEPDEIDAKKLKYSNGTMSPDPAVDSTTAESTVSSIKSEEQDDDKDSEKATVSSTAANLYAALAADCIEDETDLEESVNVNVTKEEPPPPTIKEEPPHIFVNQITQQQQQQTQTPQPQPPPQQPPPPLPQPLQQQPLQQPQPHIQQPQPQLQLQQAQQQQQQQHQQQHQQQLIVTAPRQIVVQQTIQPNNQVIIPAASIKGRQTQPQPQVLLQQGAGGQLQYVVSGGVPGQNYVLAQPQTTLVQGQAQTVLVAQTTQQQGTGAKTIIILQPQATAQPTQQKMVAVTPQGQQVVVTQVSRPILQSPALGNIPPPLVPTSGTIPQTSIIVNSSVAQTNPNTVTVTIPAMAQQTPVSTSVPSRVVTPTPASTPPPTRPTTPHQAAATHGLAAKQSPKVMKTVSSSTSTEPESKPSTSQNQSESKTITIKIDPNAYLCEWRGCLRQFKTPHEVYLHVCEAHCPTGGEEILCLWASCDSLKRRRFSLMTHLYDRHCNADTMSMRRKQLTVTGKAEVSTSTPPAPHHPGYAPNAAFHAIKRHALEFVNPKELMQRPTKPAAAISSSSSPRPGQNPPPEQDDNEGPVTKSIRLTAALILRNLVIYSTHGRRHLRAYEPHLAGVALSNVESSRTIAQVLYDMNDQSSSSHR; this is translated from the exons AATCTCTTCGCGAGTACAACGGCCTCTCGTCGGACCTTTACAAGCCATCCAATTACGATAAACTCGCACTCTCTTTACTCTCGCCTCTTCCGAATGAACAAGACTTCGCCATCAACGTTTGCACGTTGCTGTCGAACGAAGGCAAGCACATATTGCGCCTCGACAAGTATCCCCGCCTGGTGAACATTCTTCTGGCGCACGCCGGCGTGTTCGACTCGCCGGGCACGCGGCAGCTCTTCATCGAGGTCTACTCCCGCGTAAGGAATTACTCGATCAACTCCTTCTGGTCGGACGTCCTCGACTCACAGGACGTGATCGATCTGACGAACGAGAGGACGTTCATGAAGAAGCCGACTGGCAGCCCGCAGACCTTCTCCAGGCGGAAAATCTTGGAGAAAGAGAAGCAGAACAAAAGCGCCGCGTCGACGGAGAACGATGAGGCTTCCACGTCGATGGACGTCGACGGG GTACTTCCAGATTGCCCAAGGTTGGATACCATGGGATCCCATCAGGATGAAAACATGAAGGATCAGAACCAAAACTCGATAAAGTTTGAAGAGGAGGATAAAGACTTGTTTTGTGTCGGACGAACGCTAGGAACGCAGGATCCATACGGTCAACGTGTACTACAAATAGCATCCATTTTACGGAATCTAAGTTTCACTCCAGAAAACGCAGCTGTATTGGGGAGGAATCGGTGTTTCTTGAGATTCGTATTACTGTGTGTCAGGGCGAGGTGGAGCAATTTGCATCAGCTTGGCTTTGACATCTTAGGAAACATAGCGAACGAAGTAATCTTGAAAGAGGCTGGTGAGAGGATAACAGATGTTGTGTTATCATGCGTTGCAAGGGGAATTGAATCCCAAGACAGGTTTATTGTTATATCCTGTTTGGAGGTGCTTAATAAAATTAGCCAGCAAGACAGCAATGAAGAAATTGTTACGTTTGGATTAGAGGACAATGTATATGAACTTATATGCAG GTTTTTAGCGCTGAACGACATAGCTCTTTTAGTATATACCTTGGAATGTTTATATGCTTTGACTTCTTTGGGTGAGAGGCCATGTACTAGCGTCGCGCGGGTACGCGGAGCTATCGACACATTAGTCGCCCTTGTTACTGTAGAAGCGCAGAGTTATGGACCGAAAGCTTGCATTCTGATGAGAGTGATCGAAACAGTATCTACTGTAGTGACACCACCGAGCACCACTCAGAACACTCCAGTTACCGCGACTGCTCCAGCTGCAACAGTGTCTTCATCTGTGCCGCCTACTCCAACTACAATCACTGCAACACCAGCTCCCGTAAGCCCAGCACCCTCGCGGCCAACAACTCCAGCTGCAATTGTAACAAAATCGACAACGCACA AAGCAGTGGAGACAAGCAATTCGCTACAACAGCAACATGCACATCAACAAATCATACAAGAGAACGAGCAATTTGCTCTGGGTTGGCTAAGAGCTACCTTCGAACCTGCACCAGGTGTCCGTATAGAACAAGAAGAGCTGTATAAAAAATATCTTGGTTGTTGCACAAAGATTGGTAGAAGGGGTGTCATAGCTCCGCTCCATTTTCCAAGATGTGTTAG ATCTGTATTTGGTGGGAGCGTTGGACCAAATCCATTGAAAGGTGAAACAAGTGGCGCTCAGTATTACGAAGGAATCCGAGTACGGGCCACACCTCCCCAAGTAACTTATCCGAGCCAAACTGCAGTTGGGACTAACACAGCTCCAATTACAGCAGTCAACACAACTCCAGTAAAG GTGTCAGTATCGCATCCACACCTCAGTCAAGCATTGCTATCCAGTGGATCTCAAAtgcaacaacagcaacagcaacaaccgCAGCAAGTACAACAGCAATCTCAAATTATCCAGGTAGTTGCAAAGGAAGATAATCGAGGTGGTACTACATCCAGTTCCATAATAAAAAGCCTTCTGGCTACTAAGGTAACGGTCAGCAGCGACTGCATGCCCAGTACTGCTGCGACTTGTGTGTCTACCCCTACTGCCTGTGTAACAAACACTACTGCTAGCATCGCATCCAGCATCAGTGCCAACCAGCTAATAACCAGCAACCAG GTTGCACAGCGCCAACAACAGCAGAGGTTGTTGCAGCAACAATTAACCAACGTATCGCAATCTCTCACAACCACGACATCAACATTACTCCCAAAGACACCTGTCAACTCAAAACAAAAGCCAGCTATTACACCCATTCCTGCCAAAAAGATACAAAGGCTTAATGGAGCCAAATTTGTTATGACTAATAACTGTGACAAG ACTGAAGTAAGTGATAATGAAAACATCAACCAAATCGCAACATCTACAACCTCCTCCGCTATAATCCTGAACTCAACGGAAAACCACATATCGTCAACCATTAAAGTGTGTCGGCCTCCAACTACAGTAGCAATGATGGTGAACAAGACAAGTCAACGTTCAACTTGCACGTCAATTGCCGAAGACTCTGACTCTACTAATAACTCATTAGCATCCAGCAGTGGCATAGGTGGTAGTAGGGACTGTTCTGGTGTCGGCGTTGAAGAAGACAATTCCTTAACGAGTTTTGAGGGTATTCTCTTAAACGGTGCACCGAGTAATATGGACATCGATGCGCAAGAAGATGGATCCTCGAAAGATTCGTCCAGCGTCACTTCAAAAGAGAAACCTCTGCAAAGCATGATGCTGGCGGATTTGTTGGAAAGAAAAGTTGAGAAAGAACCTATCCTGAACGGTGTTTTAGGAAAGAATTCGATCAACGAGAAGGGAATGGATCTAGTAGAGAATCATATTAAAAAGGTACTGAAAGAATCTCCTACCGATATTAAATTGAAAACAGAAATGGAAGAAGGTAACGTTATACAGACAGAAGTATCCGAAGACGCTTTGATCGAAGCGCCGAGAGGGATCAAAAGAGCTGCCAGTGAGCCTGACGAGATAGACGcgaaaaagctgaagtattctaATGGCACGATGTCTCCGGATCCCGCTGTCGACTCAACGACTGCCGAATCCACAGTTTCGAGCATAAAATCAGAAGAGCAAGACGATGACAAAGACAGCGAGAAAGCAACAGTTTCGTCAACTGCTGCGAATCTTTACGCTGCTCTAGCTGCGGATTGTATAGAAGATGAAACAGACCTCGAGGAAAGCGTAAACGTAAATGTCACTAAGGAAGAACCCCCTCCTCCCACAATAAAGGAGGAACCTCCTCATATATTCGTCAATCAAATTActcagcaacaacagcaacagaCGCAaacgccacagccacagcccccGCCACAGCAACCACCGCCTCCACTACCACAGCCATTGCAACAGCAGCCGTTGCAACAGCCGCAGCCACATATACAACAACCACAGCCACAGTTGCAGTTGCAGCAggcgcaacagcaacagcagcaacaacaccAACAGCAACATCAACAGCAACTTATCGTGACTGCTCCTAGGCAGATAGTGGTCCAACAAACGATCCAGCCAAACAATCAAGTCATTATACCAGCTGCTTCGATAAAGGGAAGACAGACACAGCCTCAGCCACAGGTTTTATTGCAACAAGGAGCTGGAGGCCAATTACAGTACGTTGTTTCTGGTGGTGTTCCCGGTCAAAATTACGTCTTGGCTCAGCCACAGACGACGCTGGTCCAGGGTCAAGCACAGACGGTTCTAGTGGCCCAGACGACGCAGCAGCAGGGAACAGGCGCGAAGACGATCATTATTTTGCAACCCCAAGCCACTGCGCAACCGACCCAACAGAAAATGGTGGCTGTCACGCCTCAGGGACAACAGGTTGTCGTCACGCAGGTCTCGCGTCCCATTTTGCAGAGTCCTGCTCTTGGGAACATACCACCGCCGCTTGTCCCAACCTCAGGCACAATTCCGCAAACTTCCATAATAGTGAACAGTTCGGTAGCACAAACGAATCCAAATACGGTGACTGTAACTATCCCAGCGATGGCGCAACAAACTCCTGTGTCAACGAGCGTACCATCCAGGGTGGTCACACCTACTCCAGCGTCCACCCCACCGCCAACGAGACCCACCACGCCCCATCAAGCGGCTGCAACACACGGTCTGGCGGCAAAACAATCACCTAAAGTTATGAAAACTGTCAGTTCCTCAACCTCCACTGAACCCGAATCTAAACCATCTACGAGTCAAAATCAATCGGAAAGCAAGACTATCACGATAAAAATCGATCCCAATGCCTATTTGTGTGAATGGCGGGGTTGTCTAAG GCAATTCAAAACACCGCACGAAGTGTACCTTCATGTGTGTGAGGCGCATTGTCCGACTGGTGGAGAAGAGATCTTGTGTCTTTGGGCAAGTTGCGACTCTCTGAAGAGGCGTAGGTTCTCCTTAATGACGCATCTTTACGATAGGCATTGTAACGCAGAC ACCATGTCGATGAGAAGGAAACAGTTAACGGTGACTGGAAAGGCTGAAGTTTCCACGTCGACACCGCCAGCTCCTCATCATCCTGGATATGCACCGAATGCAGCATTCCATGCCATTAAGAGGCACGCATTGGAATTCGTGAATCCGAAGGAGTTAATG CAAAGGCCGACCAAGCCCGCTGCAGCCATCTCAAGCTCTTCTTCTCCCCGACCCGGGCAAAATCCTCCACCAGAACAG GATGACAACGAAGGTCCAGTGACCAAAAGTATTCGCTTGACAGCAGCTCTTATTCTGAGAAACCTAGTCATATATTCAACGCATGGCAGAAG gCACCTTAGAGCATACGAACCACATTTGGCTGGTGTGGCATTGAGTAACGTTGAATCATCGAGAACAATCGCACAAGTTCTGTACGATATGAACGATcaaagcagcagtagccataggtgA